A stretch of Acidobacteriota bacterium DNA encodes these proteins:
- a CDS encoding cbb3-type cytochrome c oxidase N-terminal domain-containing protein — MSEQDKVREHTYDGIQEFDNRLPNWWLWILYGSIVFSVAYWILFHTLAVIPHPTGRYEADMRAAEKARLAQLEAGGVTNESLAMMATMEDAVAEGRSHFQTYCVVCHADQGQGLVGPNLTDEYWLHGGSPMEIRQTIMEGVPSKGMAAWGGQLGPRRVEQAVAYLLTIRNTHVEGRPPEGDLYVPGGEVSEQEAEGDVAGGEAVDSSDEGADTPDGETQDVVEGEAAST; from the coding sequence ATGAGTGAACAAGACAAAGTCCGCGAACATACCTACGACGGCATCCAGGAGTTCGACAATCGGCTGCCGAATTGGTGGTTGTGGATCCTCTACGGCTCCATCGTCTTCTCCGTCGCTTACTGGATCCTCTTCCACACGCTGGCGGTGATCCCCCATCCCACCGGCCGCTACGAGGCCGACATGCGGGCGGCGGAGAAGGCCCGCCTGGCTCAGCTGGAAGCCGGTGGCGTGACCAACGAGAGCCTGGCGATGATGGCCACCATGGAAGACGCCGTGGCGGAGGGTCGCTCGCACTTCCAGACCTATTGCGTGGTCTGCCATGCCGATCAGGGCCAGGGCCTGGTGGGCCCCAACCTGACCGATGAATACTGGCTCCACGGCGGCTCGCCGATGGAGATTCGGCAGACGATCATGGAGGGCGTTCCCTCCAAGGGCATGGCCGCCTGGGGCGGCCAGCTCGGGCCGCGCCGCGTCGAGCAGGCGGTGGCCTATCTGCTGACCATTCGCAACACCCACGTGGAGGGCCGCCCGCCGGAAGGCGATCTCTATGTGCCGGGAGGCGAGGTGTCGGAGCAAGAGGCCGAGGGCGACGTCGCCGGCGGCGAAGCCGTCGATTCCTCGGACGAAGGCGCCGACACCCCAGATGGGGAAACCCAAGATGTCGTGGAAGGGGAGGCGGCCAGCACCTAA
- a CDS encoding CcoQ/FixQ family Cbb3-type cytochrome c oxidase assembly chaperone — MYQEFYANSHLLILPIIALGLFVAAFIAILYWVFVQLRHSSMPEYMAHLPLSDGSVVDVSPEDSTDE; from the coding sequence ATGTATCAAGAGTTCTACGCCAACAGTCATCTCCTGATCCTGCCCATCATCGCCTTGGGGCTCTTCGTGGCGGCGTTCATCGCGATCCTCTACTGGGTCTTCGTTCAGCTTCGCCACAGCTCCATGCCCGAGTACATGGCCCACCTCCCCCTGTCCGACGGCTCCGTCGTCGACGTAAGCCCGGAGGATTCCACCGATGAGTGA